The genome window ACTGGCCGCCCGGTGCGGGCTTCCGGAAGCGGTTCAGCACATTATCGCGGTTCACTCCCGGGAAGGCGACGGCGGATACCGGTCGCCGGAGGCATGGATCGTCCATCACTCCGACTTCGTCAACTTCGAACCGCTTCGCCGCGGAGTGATGCCTTGACACTGCCGATTTGAGATAGATTGCGAGAGTGGCGGAACTGGCAGACGCGCCGGACTTAGGATCCGGTCCGCCCAACGGTGGATGGGGGTTCGACTCCCCCCTCTCGCACCCCAACCATCCGGAACCGGACAGGACTCCGAAATTACCCGACCTTCAGGCGACACCCGCACTACAGACAGCGACCTGATACGCGAAGCGCGCGAGATCAGCGCGGCGACCCGCATCGGTCTCTACTGGAATCTGATCCTCGGAGCGCTAAAGTTTGCCGCTGGACTGTTGGTCGGATCGCTCGCGCTCCTGGCCGATGGATTTAACTCGGTTGCCGACGTCCTGACCGATCTGGCGCTGATCGTCGGCGCCCGAATGGCGGCGCGTCCTCCCGACCGCAGCCACCCCTTTGGGCACGGCAAGATCGAAACCTTTGTCGCGGGGGGCGTTGACATCGGCGTCATCGTCGTTGGAGCCGGCATCG of Calditrichota bacterium contains these proteins:
- a CDS encoding cation diffusion facilitator family transporter yields the protein MGVRLPPLAPQPSGTGQDSEITRPSGDTRTTDSDLIREAREISAATRIGLYWNLILGALKFAAGLLVGSLALLADGFNSVADVLTDLALIVGARMAARPPDRSHPFGHGKIETFVAGGVDIGVIVVGAGIVWSAVEALMGGSKSPIDGVPVVFVSAGTIVVKEWLFRRTRLVAARCRSAAL